Proteins from a genomic interval of Oncorhynchus mykiss isolate Arlee chromosome 21, USDA_OmykA_1.1, whole genome shotgun sequence:
- the LOC110500925 gene encoding B-cell receptor-associated protein 29-like yields MAGRGLLSNPAMFAGYNETPLEVLWRGITLINQLATASSTTASLQTKAESDNQTAKKYMEDNELLKQALMDGKGNKATAEGNKLLRKEMEKLRGELKGSGEALKKSQSEMEAMKKQSDGLTKEYDRLLKEHQNLQECGDKKDD; encoded by the exons ATGGCAGGCCGGGGGCTGTTGTCCAACCCGGCCATGTTCGCTGGCTACAATGAGACCCCTCTTGA AGTACTGTGGCGGGGGATCACTCTGATCAACCAGCTGGCGACGGCGTCTAGCACCACGGCCTCTCTGCAGACCAAGGCAGAGAGTGATAACCAAACTGCCAAGAAATACATGGAGGACAACGAGCTACTGAAACAG GCTCTGATGGATGGGAAGGGGAACAAGGCCACAGCAGAGGGAAACAAGCTGCTGAGAAAAGAGATGGAGAAACTGAGAGGAGAACTGAAGGGCTCAGGGGAAG CCTTGAAAAAGTCTCAATCCGAGATGGAAGCTATGAAGAAACAATCCGATGGACTGACCAAAGAATACGACCGACTGCTGAAAGAACACCAG AATCTTCAAGAGTGTGGAGACAAAAAGGATGATTGA